Below is a genomic region from Acidobacteriota bacterium.
CACCCCGGTCGAGGCCGGGCACGACTTTTTCGGGCCCGACCTGGTCAGATACGCGCTCGGGCGGATCCAGCCCCAGGTCCTCCCCGACTTCGAGCGGTTCATGGGACTCGGGCGCGTCGACCCGTCCGACGGCGGGGAGCCCTTCTGCATGACCGTGCTGGCGCTCAAAACGTCGCGCGCGGCCAACGCGGTGAGCGAACTGCACGGCCGGGTCAGCCGCCGCATGTGGCACCGGCTCTACCCCGAAGGGACGGAGGAGGAGGTGCCGATCGGGCACATCACCAACGGGATCCATCTCGTGGGGTGGATGAAGGGGACGGTGCGCAGCTTCTGGCGGCACAAGCTGGGGGACGGCTGGCACCGGGACGTCCATTCCCCCGAATTCTGGCAGCGGGTGCTCGATCCCGAATTCATTTCGGACGAGGAGATCTGGGCGCTGCGCTACCGGCTGCGCCGGGCGCTGGTCGAGTTCGTCCGCCGCCGCTCGCTGTTCGAGCGGCTGCGCGCCAGCGAGAGCGGCTTCTACGAGCGGCTGCTCGATCCCGACGTCCTGACGATCGGGTTCGCCCGCCGCTTCGCCGTTTACAAGCGCGCCCCCCTGGTGTTCGAGGATTACGACGCGATCGTCAAGCTCGCGACCGACCCCGCGAGGCCGATCCAGTTCATCTTCTCGGGCAAGGCCCACCCGGCCGACGACGAGGGGAAGCGCCGCATCCAGAAGATCATCCACCTGGCCAAGTACAGCGAGCTCAAGGGTCGGATCGTCTTCATCGAGAATTACGACGTGCATATCGCGCGCCAGATGACGTCGGGGTGCGACGTGTGGATGAACACCCCGCGCCGGCCGCTCGAGGCCTCGGGCACGAGCGGGCAGAAGATCGTGGGCAACGGCGGGTTGAACCTGAGCATCCTCGACGGCTGGTGGCGCGAGGGGTACGACGGCACCAACGGTTTCGCAATCGGGGAGGACGACCATCCCGACTCGGTCATGGAGCAGGACCGGCAGGACAGCGCCGGGCTGCTGCGGGTCCTCGGCGAAGAGGTCGTCCCCTCGTTCTACGACCGGGACGAGCGGGGCATCCCGCGGGACTGGATCGGGAGGATCCGGCGCTCCATGGCCACGCTCCTCCCCCGCTACACCACCTGGCGGATGGTCCAGGAATACACGCGGGACTATTATCTTGGCGGCCGCGCGCCGGCGGGGGAGGATGCGGAGTAGGGGATCCTGGGGGGCGGGAAGCGCATGCGTATTGCGATGATGGCGGCCGAGGCCGCGCCCTGCGTCAAGGTCGGCGGCCTCGGGGATGTCGTGGGGGCCCTGCCGAAGGCGCTCGAGAGGCAGGGGGCGGCGGTCTCGGTCATCGTCCCGCGCCACGGCGCCGGCTCCTGGGAAGGGAGCGTGGCGGGCCGGGTGCCGCGCCTCGACGTCCCCATGGGGGGGCGGGTCGAGCGGGCGGATATCACCGAGGCCCGCATGCGGGGGAGCGCGGTCAGGGTCTACGCGATCGCCTCACGGAAGTATTTCGACCGGGAGGGGGTGTACGACGACCCGGCGACGGGCGAGGGCTACCCGGACAATCCCGAGCGCTTCCTCTTTTTCATGAGGGCGGCGGTCGAACTGGTCCGGGCGCTCGGGGTTCCCTTCGACATCCTGCACTGCCACGACGCGCACGCCGCCCTCGTCCCCGCCCTCGTCCACCCGCGCTACGCCCCGGCCGGCGCCGGCGATTTCGCCCGGACCGGGACCCTCCTGACGATCCACAACCTCGCCCACCAGGGGATCTGCCCCCCGGAAACCCTCGACCACGCCGGGATCGCCGCCCGGCATTTCCACCCCGGGTCCCCCTTCGAATACTGGGGGCGGCTCAACTTCATGAAGGCGGGGATCGAACTGGCGGACCGGGTCAACACGGTCAGCCCGACCTACGCGGTGGAGATCCGGAGCGGCCCCGAGGCGGGGTGCGGGCTGGAAGGGGTGCTCGCGGGCCGCTCCGCCGCGCTCAGCGGGATCGTCAACGGCATCGATTACGAGGAGTGGAACCCGGAGAGCGACCCCCATATCGCCGCCCCCTACTCGGCCCGGGACCTCGCCGGGAAGGAGGCGTGCCGCCGCGACCTGCGCGCCTTTTTCCGGCTCGAGGAGCGGCCCGTGCCGCTCGTGGGGATCGTCTCCCGCCTGGCGGACCAGAAGGGGCTGGACCTGGTCGCGGAGGCGGCCGACGGGCTCCTCGCGCTCGACCTGCAGCTGGTGGTCCTGGGGACCGGTCAGCGGAAGTATCACGACCTGCTCGAGGCGGTCGCCGCCCGCCACCCCGGCAGGGTGGGGGTGCGGCTCGCTTTCGACAACGCCCTGGCGCACCGGATCGAGGCCGGGTGCGACATCTTCCTGATGCCCTCGCGCTACGAGCCGTGCGGCCTGAACCAGCTCTACAGCCTTCGCTACGGGACGGTCCCGGTGGTGCGCCGCACCGGGGGGCTGGCCGACACGGTCACCCCCTGGGACGGCGCGCGCGGCACCGGGTTTCTGTTCGAGGATTACAGCGCGGGCGCGCTCGTCGACGCCGTCCGCCGCGCGCTCGGCGCCTACGCCGACCGGGACGAATGGCGGCGCCTGGTGGTCCGCTGCATGCGGCAGGATTGGTCGTGGGAACGGTCGGCCCGCCGCTACCTCGACCTGTACCGCGAAATCCGGAGGGATGACCGATGACGCGATGGAAAGGAGCGCGCGGGGAGTGGCTCCCGGGCCTCCTCTGCTTTCTTGCGGCGTGCGCCCCCGCGGCCCAGCCGGCCGCCGGCCCCGGGGCGGGGCTCGACCCGGAGCGCCTCGAACGGATAGGGGACGCGGTCGGGGACTCGATCGGGGCCGGGGAAATCCCCGGGGCGGTGGTGATCGTGGGACGGCGCGGGGAGGTCGCCTACTGCCGCGCCTTCGGCAACCGGGCGCTCGTGCCCGCGCCGGAACCGATGACGGCCGACACGGTCTTCGACGTCTCCTCCCTGACGAAGGTCCTGGCCACCACCCCCGCCGTCATGATCCTGGCGGAGGAGGGGAAGGTGCGGCTGGACGACCGGGTGTCGCGCTACCTCCCCCGGTTCACCGGGGGGGGGAAGGAAAAGATCACGGTGCGGCAGCTCCTGACCCACTACTCGGGGCTGCGGCCCGACTTCGACCTGTCCCGGGAATGGTCCGGGACCGGGGCCGCCCTGAGGGAGCTGTGGGGGGAGAAGACCGAGGCCGAACCGGGAACGAAGTTCGTATACAGCGACCTCAATTTCATCGCCCTGGGGGAACTGGTGCGGGCCGTTTCGGGCCGCGGCCTGGAGCTGTTCGCCCGCGAGCGCATCCATGCCCCCCTGGGGATGAACGACACCGGGTTCCTCCCCCCGAAGTCGCTTCTCGGGCGCATCGCCCCGACCGAACCGCGCCGGAACACCCTGCGCTACCTGGGGGGACGGGCCGAGGGGCTCGACGCGATGGTGCGGGGGGAGGTCCACGACCCCACCGCCTGGCGCATGGGGGGGGTCGCCGGGCACGCGGGACTCTTTTCGAGCGCACGCGACCTGGCCCTGTACGCGCAGATGCTGCTCGGCGGCGGCGCCTTCGGCGGGGGCGAGCGCGGGGGGCGAAGGCTCCTCTCCCCGGCGGCGGTCGAGGCCATGACCCGGCCGCAGTCCCCGGCGGGCGCGCTCCCGCTGCGGGGGTTCGGCTGGGATATCGATTCCGATTACGCCTCGCCGCGCGGGGAGTTGCTCGGCGGGGGGTACGGCCACACCGGGTTCACCGGGACCTCGCTCTGGGTCTGGCCCGAGGAGGGGCTCTTCGTTGGAATCCTGACCAACCGGGTGCACCCGTCCGGCGGCAAAAACATCAACCACCTCCGCGGCGCGATCGCCAACATCGTCGCCGCGGCGCTCGTGCCATGAAGACGGCGGCCGCCCTGCGCCGGGACGCCGCCCGGATCTGGCGGGCGGCGCTCGTGGCCGTCGACGCCGAAACGGCCGTGCGCGGCGTCGTTCGTCGCCGGGGGGGGAAGCTGCAGATCGGCCGCCGGCGCTTCGACCTCGGGGAGGCC
It encodes:
- the glgP gene encoding alpha-glucan family phosphorylase, whose protein sequence is MNTIQSFSQVGETRNLLERLRRLARNLYWTWNQEVLEIFRELSPRGWQDLYHNAVAVLEDISEYELFVRLEDPFFAGRVRRVLNDFDAYMNRRETWGSHHAPELLERPVAYFSAEYGFHETLPIAAGGLGILAGDHARSASDLGLGLVGVSLFYREGYFHQAINRENWQTEYFVPLNPAALPLDPVVDGEGNRVVGEVEIGLGRVRFQAWRVNVGRCPVYLLDTNRPENEPLFRELTLHVYGGDSSTRIMQEVLLGIGGVRLLRALGVTPSVYHMNEGHAAFLALELLREEVAAGRPFGEALERTKERCVFTTHTPVEAGHDFFGPDLVRYALGRIQPQVLPDFERFMGLGRVDPSDGGEPFCMTVLALKTSRAANAVSELHGRVSRRMWHRLYPEGTEEEVPIGHITNGIHLVGWMKGTVRSFWRHKLGDGWHRDVHSPEFWQRVLDPEFISDEEIWALRYRLRRALVEFVRRRSLFERLRASESGFYERLLDPDVLTIGFARRFAVYKRAPLVFEDYDAIVKLATDPARPIQFIFSGKAHPADDEGKRRIQKIIHLAKYSELKGRIVFIENYDVHIARQMTSGCDVWMNTPRRPLEASGTSGQKIVGNGGLNLSILDGWWREGYDGTNGFAIGEDDHPDSVMEQDRQDSAGLLRVLGEEVVPSFYDRDERGIPRDWIGRIRRSMATLLPRYTTWRMVQEYTRDYYLGGRAPAGEDAE
- the glgA gene encoding glycogen synthase GlgA, encoding MRIAMMAAEAAPCVKVGGLGDVVGALPKALERQGAAVSVIVPRHGAGSWEGSVAGRVPRLDVPMGGRVERADITEARMRGSAVRVYAIASRKYFDREGVYDDPATGEGYPDNPERFLFFMRAAVELVRALGVPFDILHCHDAHAALVPALVHPRYAPAGAGDFARTGTLLTIHNLAHQGICPPETLDHAGIAARHFHPGSPFEYWGRLNFMKAGIELADRVNTVSPTYAVEIRSGPEAGCGLEGVLAGRSAALSGIVNGIDYEEWNPESDPHIAAPYSARDLAGKEACRRDLRAFFRLEERPVPLVGIVSRLADQKGLDLVAEAADGLLALDLQLVVLGTGQRKYHDLLEAVAARHPGRVGVRLAFDNALAHRIEAGCDIFLMPSRYEPCGLNQLYSLRYGTVPVVRRTGGLADTVTPWDGARGTGFLFEDYSAGALVDAVRRALGAYADRDEWRRLVVRCMRQDWSWERSARRYLDLYREIRRDDR
- a CDS encoding beta-lactamase family protein, which translates into the protein MTRWKGARGEWLPGLLCFLAACAPAAQPAAGPGAGLDPERLERIGDAVGDSIGAGEIPGAVVIVGRRGEVAYCRAFGNRALVPAPEPMTADTVFDVSSLTKVLATTPAVMILAEEGKVRLDDRVSRYLPRFTGGGKEKITVRQLLTHYSGLRPDFDLSREWSGTGAALRELWGEKTEAEPGTKFVYSDLNFIALGELVRAVSGRGLELFARERIHAPLGMNDTGFLPPKSLLGRIAPTEPRRNTLRYLGGRAEGLDAMVRGEVHDPTAWRMGGVAGHAGLFSSARDLALYAQMLLGGGAFGGGERGGRRLLSPAAVEAMTRPQSPAGALPLRGFGWDIDSDYASPRGELLGGGYGHTGFTGTSLWVWPEEGLFVGILTNRVHPSGGKNINHLRGAIANIVAAALVP